A window of Tautonia plasticadhaerens contains these coding sequences:
- a CDS encoding NAD(P)H-hydrate dehydratase, producing the protein MSIERFETIPGLEKRPADSHKGMYGHVLVLAGGRGMAGAAGLVGASALRSGAGLVRVACPGEVAPVVATFEPSYMTYPLPQDGDGLIDYPASAPTLDRLIGPADVLAVGPGLGQSRGLSAMVRWLVEGISTPAVLDADALNALAATPEILRSSRRPIVITPHPGEFSRLTGDPVAEIQADREAKAAAFAGRSEHLTVVLKGRGTIVTDGRRLFVNNTGNPGMATGGAGDVLTGVIAALIGQGLPAFEAAVLGVHAHGLAGDIARQHSGEVGLIAGDVVDGLADAFEALGSLG; encoded by the coding sequence ATGAGCATCGAGCGGTTCGAGACGATCCCCGGCCTGGAGAAGCGCCCGGCCGACTCCCACAAGGGGATGTACGGCCACGTCCTGGTGCTGGCCGGGGGCCGGGGGATGGCCGGGGCGGCGGGCCTGGTGGGGGCCTCGGCGTTGCGGTCCGGGGCGGGGTTGGTGCGGGTCGCCTGCCCGGGCGAGGTGGCCCCCGTGGTCGCCACCTTCGAGCCGAGCTACATGACCTATCCCCTGCCCCAGGATGGCGACGGCCTGATCGACTATCCGGCCTCGGCCCCGACGCTCGACCGGCTGATCGGCCCGGCCGACGTGCTCGCCGTCGGGCCGGGTCTGGGGCAGTCCCGGGGCCTCTCGGCGATGGTCCGGTGGCTGGTCGAGGGGATCTCGACCCCGGCGGTGCTCGACGCCGACGCCCTGAACGCCCTGGCCGCGACCCCCGAGATCCTCCGCTCCTCGAGGCGGCCGATCGTCATCACCCCGCACCCCGGGGAGTTCTCCCGGCTGACCGGCGACCCGGTCGCCGAGATCCAGGCCGACCGGGAGGCGAAGGCGGCCGCCTTCGCCGGGCGGTCGGAGCACCTGACGGTCGTGCTCAAGGGCCGGGGGACGATCGTGACCGACGGCCGCCGGCTGTTCGTGAACAACACCGGCAACCCCGGCATGGCGACGGGGGGGGCGGGGGACGTGCTCACCGGGGTGATCGCCGCGCTGATCGGCCAGGGCCTGCCGGCGTTCGAGGCCGCCGTGCTCGGCGTGCACGCCCACGGCCTGGCCGGGGACATCGCCCGGCAGCACAGCGGGGAGGTCGGCCTGATCGCCGGCGACGTCGTCGACGGCCTGGCCGACGCCTTCGAGGCCCTCGGCTCGCTCGGCTGA
- a CDS encoding DUF1592 domain-containing protein, with product MIRVRYRSPRLIAPLILGLLLLPRPSRASEQGDAAAAAEEYRSRIGPLLETYCYSCHGDETQSADLNLQSYAEVASIASDRDRWELIRSFIEDGDMPPAGVEPRPSGAEVDELSGWIAATLSQIDCNLVEPGNVTLRRLNRAEYDYTVRDLLGVDFQPAEEFPADDVGYGFDNIGDVLTLDPLLLEKYLEAAEEITRRAIDIAGPGPGKTVGYDGRLIRDKGGRPHGDDDQILASEGELGIDHAFETDGRYVLRARVYGDQAGDEPVRMAIRVDGRTLREFEVEATRRSRMTYEVPVALKAGTRRVAVAFLNDYYDEDAGERPADRNLIVNRLEVQGPTDPVVSKEVESLDDDAGGQLYGGKGRLLATAGEISFRHDFEAEGEYRIRVVAFAQQAGPDPARLGVKFDGETVDVLDVPSSEAEPGTFEARVRVKRGKRAVALSFLNDYYNQDHPDEALRGDRNLVLDRVEFVGPVESYYHALPESHRRVIAGPALSGSYEEVAHASLRRLANRAYRRPSTPEEVEGLMGLFRMVRRDGASFEEAMRVAVQAILVSPNFLFRVEYGSAPDPGLPGDVRPLTDWELASRLSYFLWSSMPDEELFRAAFEGRLQDPGELARQARRMLQDPRASRFIERFAGQWLQIQNLDAVAPDPDRFPEFDDELRRAMRRETELFFGAIVREDRSVLDLLDADYTFLNDRLATHYGIPGVEGPEFRRVDLPGDARRGGVLTQASILTITSNPTRTSPVKRGKYILDQILGSPIPPPPPDVPELEEGPELAGTLRQRMEQHSTNPSCASCHRRMDPLGFGLENFDAVGRWRDSDGEAPIDASGTLPGGDSFAGPGDLVALLKARADDFARTLAENLMTYALGRGLEYYDRCAVDRILADLDGHDSRFGRLVADIVTSDAFRMRKVEGGN from the coding sequence GTGATTCGAGTCCGGTATCGATCCCCCCGACTGATTGCCCCCCTGATCCTCGGCCTCCTGCTCCTCCCCCGGCCCTCCCGGGCCTCGGAGCAGGGGGACGCGGCGGCCGCGGCCGAGGAGTACCGGTCCCGGATCGGCCCCCTGCTGGAGACGTACTGCTATTCCTGCCACGGCGACGAGACGCAGAGTGCCGACCTGAACCTCCAGTCTTACGCCGAGGTCGCCTCGATCGCCTCGGACCGCGACCGCTGGGAGCTGATCCGATCCTTCATCGAGGACGGGGACATGCCCCCGGCGGGGGTCGAGCCGAGGCCCTCGGGGGCCGAAGTCGACGAACTCTCGGGCTGGATCGCCGCGACGCTCTCCCAGATCGACTGCAATCTCGTCGAGCCCGGCAACGTCACCCTCAGGAGGCTCAATCGGGCCGAATATGATTATACGGTCCGCGACCTGCTCGGCGTCGACTTCCAGCCCGCCGAAGAATTCCCGGCCGACGACGTCGGCTACGGCTTCGACAACATCGGCGACGTGCTCACGCTCGACCCGCTGCTCCTGGAGAAGTACCTGGAGGCGGCCGAGGAGATCACCCGGCGGGCCATCGACATCGCCGGCCCCGGTCCCGGCAAGACCGTCGGCTACGACGGTCGACTGATCCGGGACAAGGGGGGCCGGCCTCACGGCGACGACGACCAGATCCTCGCCTCCGAGGGCGAACTCGGCATCGACCACGCCTTCGAGACCGACGGCCGGTACGTCCTCAGGGCCCGGGTGTACGGCGACCAGGCCGGGGACGAGCCCGTCCGGATGGCCATCCGGGTCGACGGCCGCACGCTCCGGGAGTTCGAGGTCGAGGCGACCCGGCGATCGAGGATGACCTACGAGGTGCCCGTCGCCCTGAAGGCCGGGACGAGGCGGGTCGCCGTCGCCTTCCTGAACGACTACTACGACGAGGACGCCGGGGAGCGGCCAGCCGACCGCAACCTGATCGTCAACCGCCTGGAGGTCCAGGGGCCGACCGACCCGGTCGTCTCGAAGGAAGTCGAGTCCCTCGACGACGACGCCGGCGGCCAGCTTTACGGCGGGAAGGGGCGCCTCCTCGCCACCGCCGGCGAGATCTCCTTCCGGCATGACTTCGAGGCCGAGGGCGAATACCGGATCCGGGTCGTCGCCTTCGCCCAACAGGCCGGCCCCGACCCCGCCCGGCTCGGCGTCAAGTTCGACGGCGAGACCGTCGACGTCCTCGACGTCCCCAGCTCCGAGGCCGAGCCCGGCACCTTCGAGGCCCGCGTCCGGGTCAAGCGGGGCAAGCGGGCCGTCGCCCTGTCCTTCCTGAACGACTACTACAACCAGGACCACCCCGACGAGGCCCTCCGGGGCGACCGCAACCTCGTCCTCGACCGCGTCGAGTTCGTCGGGCCGGTCGAGTCGTACTACCACGCCCTGCCCGAGTCGCATCGCCGGGTCATCGCCGGGCCCGCCCTGAGCGGTTCCTACGAGGAGGTCGCCCACGCGAGCCTCCGACGCCTCGCCAACCGCGCCTATCGCCGCCCGAGCACCCCGGAGGAGGTCGAGGGGCTGATGGGCCTCTTCCGGATGGTCCGACGCGACGGCGCCTCGTTCGAGGAGGCGATGCGGGTGGCCGTACAGGCGATCCTCGTCTCGCCGAACTTCCTGTTCCGGGTGGAGTACGGCTCCGCCCCCGACCCGGGCCTCCCCGGGGACGTCCGGCCGCTGACCGACTGGGAGCTCGCCTCCCGCCTCTCCTATTTCCTCTGGAGCAGCATGCCCGACGAGGAGCTGTTCCGCGCCGCCTTCGAGGGGCGGCTCCAGGACCCCGGGGAGCTGGCCCGGCAGGCCCGACGGATGCTCCAGGACCCCCGAGCCTCCCGCTTCATCGAGCGGTTCGCCGGCCAGTGGCTCCAGATCCAGAACCTCGACGCGGTCGCCCCCGACCCCGACCGCTTCCCCGAGTTCGACGACGAGCTTCGGCGTGCCATGAGGCGCGAGACCGAGCTGTTCTTCGGGGCGATCGTCCGGGAGGACCGCAGCGTCCTCGACCTCCTCGACGCCGACTACACCTTCCTCAACGACCGGCTGGCGACGCATTACGGCATCCCCGGCGTGGAGGGCCCCGAATTCCGCCGGGTCGACCTCCCCGGGGACGCCCGGCGCGGCGGCGTGCTCACCCAGGCCAGTATCCTGACGATCACGTCCAACCCGACGCGGACCTCCCCCGTGAAGCGGGGCAAGTACATCCTCGACCAGATCCTCGGCTCCCCGATCCCGCCGCCTCCCCCCGACGTCCCCGAGCTGGAGGAGGGCCCCGAGCTGGCCGGCACCCTCCGGCAGCGGATGGAGCAGCACAGCACGAATCCCTCGTGCGCCTCCTGCCACCGGAGGATGGACCCGCTCGGCTTCGGCCTCGAGAACTTCGACGCCGTCGGCCGCTGGCGGGACTCGGACGGCGAGGCCCCGATCGACGCGTCGGGCACCCTCCCCGGCGGCGACTCGTTCGCCGGGCCGGGCGACCTGGTGGCCCTCCTGAAGGCCCGGGCCGACGACTTCGCCCGGACCCTGGCCGAGAACCTGATGACCTACGCGCTCGGGCGCGGGCTCGAGTACTACGACCGGTGCGCCGTCGACCGCATCCTGGCCGACCTCGACGGCCACGACTCCCGGTTCGGCCGGCTGGTCGCCGACATCGTCACGAGCGACGCCTTCCGCATGCGGAAGGTCGAAGGAGGCAACTGA
- a CDS encoding carbohydrate-binding protein, with amino-acid sequence MMDRGQDDRFGGPVGPSPAPGRGVARAWVSRLREPDFRAVLLVWAFCCLGQAMLIRSHGSSLPWCDEWCLVAPAAGVEPLSISWLLTPANEHRAPLTRLAMYVLGEVGSLDMQVMHYVGLGSMAVGALALVATARDLRGKSSLGDAFFPLVILNPWHFETVVIYGYAYAIATGLLCVAIRGAATQRPLGSTRSLLAYLGLTLAVCLSAGPAGNFWAVGLCGVVVAGMARRASTAWKATGLIGSTVVAATAGAMILGIPECPWHDSFRSESVAEAATVALKASLGWLGRPPLQALWPWASAAILVPIALIGVGLGRDLVRIASGKAKFDDPGRWGLAAFLGSTLLVSCAIGYGRGRVPSYWDSRYMALTQPIGIAAYLLMVRMRIAPAVPQAMAILAAVCVGWSWPETIQTTRGYHERRLEAERVLREGTMPISVAAEEFTETLGIPRSYSYQMVGRFLLMREHDLSIYRGRARSFHGIPIPQPLAWEAESLVPAGGPLRVDEDPVAVGGAAALAEGPGTANLELEVPDAGSYRLCIRLRSEGDARKIALSMDGAPPVELPIEAGAGFLPVVVETPFALDPGRHTLAIECPAAGLRLDFIELVPQPEPMEPGAFAARLRARQLR; translated from the coding sequence ATGATGGATCGTGGTCAGGACGACCGGTTCGGGGGCCCGGTGGGGCCGTCCCCCGCGCCCGGCCGCGGGGTCGCCCGGGCCTGGGTGAGTCGGCTCCGGGAGCCCGACTTCCGGGCGGTGCTGCTGGTCTGGGCGTTCTGCTGCCTCGGACAGGCGATGCTGATCCGGAGCCACGGCAGCTCGCTCCCCTGGTGCGACGAATGGTGCCTGGTGGCGCCGGCGGCCGGGGTGGAGCCGCTCTCGATCTCGTGGCTGCTGACCCCGGCCAACGAGCACCGGGCCCCGCTGACCCGGCTGGCGATGTACGTCCTCGGGGAGGTCGGCTCCCTGGACATGCAGGTGATGCACTATGTCGGGCTCGGATCGATGGCCGTCGGGGCCCTGGCGCTGGTCGCGACCGCGAGGGACCTGAGGGGGAAGTCGTCCCTGGGTGACGCCTTCTTCCCCCTGGTGATCCTCAACCCCTGGCATTTCGAGACGGTCGTCATCTACGGGTACGCCTATGCCATCGCGACGGGCCTGCTCTGCGTCGCCATCCGAGGGGCCGCGACCCAGCGGCCCCTGGGGTCGACCCGGAGCCTCCTGGCCTACCTGGGGCTGACCCTGGCGGTCTGCCTCTCGGCCGGGCCGGCCGGGAACTTCTGGGCGGTCGGCCTCTGCGGGGTGGTCGTCGCGGGGATGGCCCGCCGGGCCTCGACCGCCTGGAAGGCCACCGGGCTGATCGGCTCGACGGTCGTCGCGGCCACGGCCGGGGCCATGATCCTCGGCATCCCGGAATGCCCCTGGCACGACTCCTTCCGGAGCGAGTCGGTCGCCGAGGCCGCCACGGTGGCGCTGAAGGCCTCGCTCGGCTGGCTCGGGAGGCCGCCGTTGCAGGCCCTCTGGCCCTGGGCCTCGGCGGCGATCCTCGTGCCGATCGCGCTGATCGGCGTCGGGCTCGGCCGGGACCTGGTGCGGATCGCCTCGGGGAAGGCCAAGTTCGACGACCCGGGCCGGTGGGGGCTCGCCGCGTTCCTCGGCTCGACCCTGCTGGTCTCCTGCGCCATCGGCTACGGCCGGGGGCGGGTGCCGTCGTACTGGGATTCCCGATACATGGCCCTGACCCAGCCGATCGGGATCGCCGCCTACCTCCTGATGGTCCGGATGAGGATCGCCCCGGCCGTGCCCCAGGCGATGGCGATCCTGGCGGCCGTCTGCGTCGGCTGGTCCTGGCCCGAGACGATCCAGACCACGAGGGGGTACCACGAGCGTAGGCTCGAGGCCGAGCGGGTCCTGAGGGAGGGGACCATGCCGATCAGCGTCGCCGCGGAGGAATTCACCGAGACCCTCGGGATCCCCCGATCGTACTCGTATCAGATGGTCGGGCGGTTCCTGCTGATGCGGGAGCACGACCTGTCGATCTACCGGGGCCGGGCCCGGTCGTTCCACGGCATCCCGATCCCCCAGCCCCTGGCCTGGGAGGCGGAGTCCCTGGTGCCGGCCGGCGGCCCCCTCCGGGTGGACGAGGACCCCGTCGCCGTGGGAGGGGCCGCCGCGCTGGCCGAGGGGCCGGGGACGGCGAACCTGGAGCTGGAGGTCCCCGACGCCGGCTCGTATCGGCTCTGCATCCGGCTCCGATCCGAGGGGGATGCCCGCAAGATCGCCCTGAGCATGGACGGGGCCCCGCCGGTCGAGCTGCCCATCGAGGCCGGGGCGGGGTTCCTGCCCGTCGTGGTCGAGACGCCCTTCGCGCTGGACCCGGGTCGCCACACCCTGGCGATCGAATGCCCGGCGGCCGGGTTGCGCCTCGACTTCATCGAGCTGGTCCCCCAGCCCGAGCCGATGGAGCCCGGGGCGTTCGCCGCGCGACTCCGCGCACGCCAACTCCGATGA
- a CDS encoding DUF1552 domain-containing protein, translating to MRFPPLSRRAVLKGLGTAMALPWLEAMAPAAGLARRPGGKVAPTRMAYLYVPNGAHMPGWTPEQLGDDFTLPRVLEPLDPFKQQLLVLSGLAQDTARAHGDGGGDHARSMACFLTGVHPVKTNGADIRAGVSVDQVAAAKMGHHTRLPSLELGVDPSAQSGNCDSGYSCAYSSNISWRSPTQPVPKEINPRLVFERLFGDDSPDRLTERRRRYNRSILDLVSEDARRLHGRLGVDDRRKVDEYLGAVREIERRLVMAEQRRTEEVERPDDLVKPEGVPKDNQDHLRLMLDMLVLAFQTDQTRIATMVFANEGSNKSYNWIDVPEGHHSLSHHQGDAEKQEKIARINRYHVEQLSYFLGRLKEIPEGDGSLLDHSMIVYGSGIGDGNRHNHNELPIVLAGGGCGRIRTGRHLRYDEDTPLNNLFLAMLDRMDTPVDELGDSTGRLDRLDG from the coding sequence ATGCGCTTCCCCCCCCTGTCCCGAAGGGCCGTCCTGAAGGGCCTGGGCACCGCGATGGCGCTGCCCTGGCTGGAGGCCATGGCCCCGGCCGCCGGGCTCGCCCGACGCCCCGGCGGCAAGGTCGCCCCGACCCGGATGGCCTACCTCTACGTCCCCAACGGCGCCCACATGCCCGGCTGGACCCCCGAGCAGCTCGGGGACGACTTCACGCTCCCCCGGGTCCTGGAGCCGCTCGACCCCTTCAAGCAGCAATTGCTCGTCCTCAGCGGCCTGGCCCAGGACACCGCCCGCGCCCACGGCGACGGCGGCGGCGACCACGCCCGATCCATGGCCTGCTTCCTCACCGGCGTCCACCCGGTCAAGACCAACGGCGCCGACATCCGGGCCGGCGTCTCGGTCGACCAGGTCGCGGCGGCCAAGATGGGGCATCACACCCGGCTGCCTTCCCTGGAGCTGGGGGTCGACCCGAGCGCCCAGTCGGGAAACTGCGACTCCGGCTACAGCTGCGCCTACTCCTCGAACATCTCCTGGAGGAGCCCCACGCAGCCGGTCCCCAAGGAGATCAACCCCCGGCTGGTGTTCGAGCGCCTCTTCGGCGACGACTCCCCCGACCGGCTCACCGAGCGTCGGCGGCGCTACAACCGGAGCATCCTCGACCTCGTCTCCGAGGACGCCCGGCGGCTCCACGGCCGACTCGGCGTCGACGACCGCCGCAAGGTCGACGAGTACCTCGGCGCCGTCCGGGAGATCGAGCGTCGGCTCGTCATGGCCGAGCAGAGGCGCACCGAGGAGGTCGAGCGGCCCGACGACCTCGTCAAGCCCGAGGGGGTCCCCAAGGACAATCAGGACCACCTCCGGCTGATGCTCGACATGCTCGTGCTGGCCTTCCAGACCGACCAGACCCGCATCGCCACGATGGTCTTCGCCAACGAGGGCAGCAACAAGAGCTACAACTGGATCGACGTGCCCGAGGGGCACCACAGCCTCTCCCACCACCAGGGGGACGCCGAGAAGCAGGAGAAGATCGCGCGGATCAACCGCTACCACGTCGAGCAGCTCTCCTACTTCCTCGGCCGCTTGAAGGAGATCCCCGAGGGGGACGGCTCGTTGCTGGACCACTCGATGATCGTCTACGGCAGCGGCATCGGCGACGGCAACCGCCACAACCACAACGAGCTGCCGATCGTCCTGGCCGGGGGCGGCTGCGGCCGGATCCGGACCGGCCGGCACCTCCGATACGACGAGGACACGCCGCTGAACAACCTGTTCCTCGCGATGCTCGACCGCATGGACACCCCCGTCGACGAGCTGGGCGACAGCACCGGACGCCTCGATCGCCTCGACGGCTGA
- the larB gene encoding nickel pincer cofactor biosynthesis protein LarB — MDAYDLKTLLDAVKSGAISPEEAEHKIRWPEPFEKVGEYATVDHHRRLRCGFPEVIFGLNKTAEHVEGILHAMKRQGEGCLVTRVAPDAADRLKRAFPEGEHNPIGRTFRIRREGPEPPKLGVVRIVTGGTSDLPVAEEARVTAEAWDCDVALVADVGVAGIHRLLGRLDELQGADVLIAVAGMEAALPSVLGGLTDCPIIGVPTSVGYGAHFGGLAALLGMLNSCSSNVVVVNIDSGFNGGHVAALIARRAAMARLGRTPQEGIAPDGASKGDGASARPQRHGLGDLS; from the coding sequence ATGGACGCATACGACCTGAAGACGCTCCTCGACGCGGTGAAATCGGGCGCGATCAGTCCCGAGGAGGCCGAGCACAAGATCCGATGGCCGGAGCCGTTCGAGAAGGTCGGGGAGTACGCCACCGTCGACCACCACCGCCGGCTCCGCTGCGGCTTCCCCGAGGTGATCTTCGGCCTGAACAAGACGGCCGAGCACGTCGAGGGGATTCTCCACGCCATGAAGCGCCAGGGGGAGGGCTGCCTCGTCACCCGGGTCGCCCCCGACGCCGCCGACCGCCTGAAGCGGGCCTTCCCCGAGGGGGAGCACAACCCCATCGGCCGGACCTTCCGGATCCGCCGGGAGGGGCCCGAGCCGCCGAAGCTCGGCGTGGTCCGGATCGTCACCGGGGGGACCAGCGACCTGCCCGTCGCCGAGGAGGCGAGGGTCACGGCCGAGGCCTGGGACTGCGACGTGGCGCTGGTGGCCGACGTCGGGGTCGCCGGCATCCACCGCCTGCTCGGCCGGCTCGACGAGTTGCAGGGGGCCGACGTGCTGATCGCCGTCGCCGGCATGGAGGCGGCGCTGCCGAGCGTCCTGGGAGGCCTGACCGACTGCCCGATCATCGGCGTGCCGACGAGCGTCGGCTACGGCGCCCACTTCGGCGGGCTCGCCGCGCTGCTGGGGATGCTCAACAGCTGCTCGTCGAACGTGGTGGTGGTGAACATCGATTCCGGGTTCAACGGCGGTCACGTCGCCGCCCTGATCGCCCGGAGGGCCGCGATGGCCCGGCTGGGACGGACCCCCCAGGAGGGGATCGCCCCGGATGGAGCGTCCAAGGGAGACGGGGCCTCGGCCCGTCCGCAGCGGCACGGCCTCGGGGACCTGTCATGA
- a CDS encoding tetratricopeptide repeat protein, which produces MRGPATWTISTALLLVAGAGGWWAWSSVARPGADPADGARAAYEGGDFERAAGLARERLRADRGDRRAALLLARSYARLGDADSARRVYGRVDRAAMEAEDLYLLGEILRREGRPDEARAAFELALADDPSHAEATAALMGRDFEQGRFERVLGGADRLDGRPGWEAFSAAMRGRAELALLDPRGAARSLDRALRLDPTPGRAPIPPDEIRKDLARAHLGLGRGDLAGPVLKAVDPPDAESLWLAGRAGLQRGEIDAAISSRTRARSLGVPEDPMRVEPAPYVGSDRCVDCHPAIVRDQQSSSHARTFHPDPEPGVLPLPDGPVPDPIDPEIVHRIRAEGGAIVFETEAEGDRSWARVLHVLGSGTRGMTPVGVDEQGRVVELRLSHYGEGVGWGRTTGHPEVPETPGAWLGLPLSAREQRACLDCHTTNFREAGARAGPTLADGAIGCERCHGPAGNHLMAVDRGFPDPAIARPRLATAGQVVGLCGDCHRPPSDAPLPESSHPSAVRFQAATFVRSPCFARAPASAKFDCVSCHDPHRDAEHEPRHYEEVCLSCHPGPAVAATGPPSEATRSAPCPINPSRGCIDCHMPRRPSVMEHTEFTDHHIRAQPD; this is translated from the coding sequence GTGCGAGGCCCAGCGACCTGGACCATCTCGACCGCCCTGCTGCTCGTCGCCGGGGCCGGCGGTTGGTGGGCCTGGTCGTCGGTCGCCCGGCCCGGGGCCGACCCGGCCGACGGGGCCCGGGCGGCCTATGAAGGCGGCGACTTCGAGCGGGCCGCCGGGCTCGCCCGGGAGCGACTGCGGGCGGACCGCGGCGATCGGCGGGCGGCCCTGCTGCTCGCCCGATCCTACGCCCGGCTGGGGGACGCCGACTCGGCCCGTCGGGTCTACGGACGGGTCGATCGCGCCGCCATGGAGGCGGAGGATCTGTACCTGCTCGGCGAGATCCTGCGTCGGGAAGGGCGGCCGGACGAGGCCCGGGCGGCCTTCGAACTCGCCCTGGCCGACGACCCCTCGCACGCCGAGGCGACCGCCGCCCTGATGGGGCGGGATTTCGAGCAGGGCCGGTTCGAGCGGGTCCTGGGCGGGGCCGACCGGCTCGACGGTCGGCCCGGCTGGGAGGCCTTCTCCGCCGCGATGCGGGGGAGAGCGGAGCTGGCCCTGCTCGACCCCCGGGGGGCCGCCCGATCCCTCGACCGGGCCCTGAGGCTCGACCCGACCCCGGGTCGCGCGCCGATCCCCCCCGACGAGATCCGCAAGGACCTGGCGAGGGCCCACCTCGGCCTCGGCCGGGGGGACCTCGCCGGGCCCGTGCTGAAGGCGGTCGACCCGCCCGACGCCGAATCGCTGTGGCTGGCCGGCCGGGCCGGGCTGCAACGGGGGGAGATCGATGCGGCCATCTCGTCTCGGACGAGGGCCCGATCGCTCGGGGTGCCGGAAGATCCGATGCGGGTCGAGCCGGCCCCCTATGTCGGCTCCGACCGCTGCGTCGACTGCCATCCCGCCATCGTCCGGGACCAGCAGTCGAGCAGCCACGCCCGGACCTTCCATCCCGACCCCGAGCCGGGCGTGCTCCCCCTCCCCGACGGGCCGGTCCCCGACCCGATCGACCCGGAGATCGTCCACCGGATCCGGGCCGAGGGGGGTGCGATCGTCTTCGAGACCGAGGCCGAGGGCGACCGATCCTGGGCCAGGGTCCTGCACGTGCTGGGCTCCGGCACCCGCGGGATGACGCCGGTCGGGGTCGACGAGCAGGGCCGAGTCGTCGAGCTGAGGCTCTCGCACTACGGCGAGGGGGTGGGCTGGGGCCGGACGACCGGACACCCCGAGGTGCCCGAGACGCCGGGGGCGTGGCTCGGCCTGCCCCTCTCGGCCCGGGAGCAGCGGGCCTGCCTCGATTGCCACACGACGAACTTCCGGGAGGCCGGGGCGAGGGCCGGCCCGACGCTGGCCGACGGCGCGATCGGCTGCGAACGATGCCACGGCCCGGCGGGGAACCACCTGATGGCCGTCGACCGGGGGTTCCCCGACCCGGCGATCGCCCGGCCGAGGCTGGCGACCGCCGGCCAGGTCGTCGGGCTCTGCGGGGACTGCCACCGCCCGCCCTCGGACGCCCCCCTGCCCGAGTCGAGCCACCCCTCCGCCGTCCGGTTCCAGGCGGCCACGTTCGTCCGGAGCCCCTGCTTCGCCCGCGCGCCCGCCTCGGCGAAGTTCGACTGCGTGAGCTGCCACGACCCCCACCGGGACGCCGAGCACGAGCCACGGCATTACGAGGAGGTTTGCCTCTCCTGCCACCCCGGACCGGCCGTCGCCGCGACCGGGCCGCCCTCCGAGGCCACCCGATCCGCCCCCTGCCCGATCAACCCGAGCCGGGGCTGCATCGACTGCCACATGCCCCGGCGGCCGAGCGTGATGGAGCACACCGAGTTCACCGACCACCACATCCGGGCCCAGCCGGATTGA
- a CDS encoding YfaP family protein, whose product MNPEHPRDAEPAPSPLPSGPPEGDGAAALGLSVDAGPTRRKRPPRAASPLVRLKRRMTILDTPEEEAERRPLLENLLVGWTGSVVTHGLIVLLLILIVVLLPKEKERVAFDTSLGSAFGEEEGLERLGGFDEELVEPLELDPAALGADPLLSGVDPGMELTAERILADAVRPGPGGGRPGVGGGDFGVARFGEGLETIRGVEVKVGDPQFTLIWDTAADIDLHVIEPGGSHIYWAERQGDNGGELDVDDTDGLGPENVYWLDPDAPEGEKVKGQGPSGVYHWYVLYYGPPSGFGGRAVPTRWKARVKHLGEVSVFEGTLRRIGERSDVRSLRVGSAEDGGS is encoded by the coding sequence ATGAACCCGGAGCACCCCCGAGACGCCGAACCCGCCCCCTCCCCCCTCCCGTCGGGCCCCCCGGAGGGGGACGGCGCGGCGGCGCTCGGCCTCTCGGTCGACGCGGGGCCGACTCGCCGGAAGCGGCCCCCCCGGGCCGCCTCGCCGCTGGTCCGCCTGAAGCGTCGGATGACGATCCTCGACACGCCGGAGGAGGAAGCCGAGCGGAGGCCGTTGCTGGAGAACCTGCTCGTCGGCTGGACCGGCTCGGTCGTCACCCACGGCCTGATCGTGCTGCTGCTGATCCTGATCGTCGTCCTGCTGCCGAAGGAGAAGGAGCGGGTCGCCTTCGACACCTCGCTCGGCTCGGCCTTCGGCGAGGAGGAGGGCCTGGAGCGGCTCGGCGGCTTCGACGAGGAACTCGTCGAGCCCCTGGAGCTGGACCCGGCCGCCCTGGGCGCCGACCCGCTGCTGTCGGGCGTCGACCCCGGCATGGAGCTGACCGCCGAGCGGATCCTCGCCGACGCCGTCCGCCCCGGGCCGGGGGGCGGGCGGCCGGGGGTCGGCGGGGGGGACTTCGGGGTCGCCCGGTTCGGCGAGGGCCTGGAGACGATCCGGGGGGTCGAGGTCAAGGTCGGCGACCCGCAGTTCACGCTCATCTGGGACACCGCCGCCGACATCGACCTGCACGTGATCGAGCCCGGCGGCTCCCACATCTACTGGGCCGAGCGCCAGGGGGACAACGGGGGGGAGCTGGACGTCGACGACACCGACGGCCTCGGGCCGGAGAACGTCTACTGGCTCGACCCCGACGCCCCCGAGGGGGAAAAGGTGAAGGGACAGGGGCCCTCGGGCGTGTACCATTGGTACGTCCTCTACTACGGCCCCCCGAGCGGCTTCGGCGGCCGGGCCGTGCCGACCCGCTGGAAGGCCCGCGTCAAGCACCTCGGCGAGGTCTCGGTCTTCGAGGGGACGCTCCGCCGGATCGGCGAGCGGAGCGACGTCCGGAGCCTCCGCGTCGGGTCGGCCGAGGATGGGGGATCCTGA